One segment of Pseudomonadota bacterium DNA contains the following:
- the queE gene encoding 7-carboxy-7-deazaguanine synthase, which produces MVYSVKELYYTLQGEGIQTGRPAVFCRFSGCNLWSGRERERPTAICQFCDTEFVGVDGPGGGKFNNALELARAIAETWASSSEGGVPYVVCTGGEPLLQLDTPLIEALKQEQFQIGIETNGTISAPEGLDWVCVSPKANSALVQTSGNELKLVYPQHGVDPAIYIHLAFEHFLLQPKDGPNRDINTSRAAKYCEEHKEWRVSVQTHKLVGLM; this is translated from the coding sequence ATGGTTTATAGTGTGAAAGAACTTTATTATACCTTGCAAGGAGAAGGCATTCAAACAGGCCGGCCAGCTGTGTTTTGTCGTTTTTCTGGCTGCAACCTATGGAGTGGGCGAGAAAGGGAGAGACCTACCGCTATTTGCCAATTTTGTGACACAGAATTTGTTGGAGTAGATGGGCCGGGTGGTGGAAAGTTTAATAATGCTCTAGAACTGGCACGAGCAATCGCGGAAACTTGGGCAAGCTCATCAGAGGGAGGAGTGCCCTATGTGGTATGCACTGGCGGAGAACCTTTATTGCAATTGGATACACCTTTAATCGAGGCTTTAAAACAGGAACAATTTCAGATAGGGATTGAAACTAACGGCACAATTTCGGCCCCCGAAGGCTTAGACTGGGTCTGTGTCAGCCCGAAAGCTAATTCAGCATTGGTTCAGACAAGCGGTAATGAGTTGAAACTTGTGTATCCACAACATGGAGTCGACCCGGCTATTTATATTCACCTCGCTTTTGAACATTTCCTACTTCAACCGAAAGACGGACCTAATCGTGATATAAATACATCTCGGGCAGCCAAATATTGCGAAGAACACAAAGAATGGCGTGTGAGCGTACAGACACATAAATTAGTTGGTTTGATGTAA
- a CDS encoding TauD/TfdA family dioxygenase, translated as MAVEINKLGKVMLAEITGVDITRPIDPETWDHINHAFLDHKVLVFRDQPLTPSLFVQFAAQFGALQPHITKKYRHPDFEELIVMTNLDENGEIDSAKEARGNAWHTDMCYFESPAKATLLHTQQIPDVGGDTEFANMTLAFAKMPSHLKSRIEGQLATFRYGGITASGQERLSTRNKNRHPVQHPAIRTHPETGKKSVFINPAHTVSIMGLDHEKAWALLNEVFAWCVQSQFQETHEWRMNDTIVWDNRCCWHRATGDNPLRQPRIFLRTTVRGTPTH; from the coding sequence ATGGCCGTCGAGATCAATAAGCTTGGGAAAGTGATGTTAGCCGAGATCACCGGCGTCGATATCACTCGGCCTATTGACCCTGAGACATGGGATCATATTAATCACGCCTTCCTTGACCATAAGGTCCTCGTATTTAGAGACCAACCTCTGACGCCAAGCTTATTTGTACAGTTTGCTGCACAGTTTGGCGCCCTCCAACCTCATATCACTAAGAAGTATAGACACCCAGACTTTGAAGAACTGATAGTAATGACCAACCTCGATGAGAATGGTGAAATTGATTCGGCTAAAGAAGCACGGGGTAATGCATGGCATACTGATATGTGTTACTTCGAGTCTCCTGCTAAAGCAACACTCCTGCATACTCAACAAATTCCTGATGTTGGTGGCGATACAGAATTTGCTAATATGACACTCGCGTTTGCAAAAATGCCGAGTCACCTCAAGTCGCGGATAGAAGGGCAGTTGGCCACTTTTCGCTACGGTGGTATTACTGCAAGCGGCCAAGAAAGACTTTCAACGCGCAATAAAAATAGGCATCCCGTGCAACATCCTGCAATAAGGACCCATCCAGAGACCGGCAAAAAATCTGTGTTTATAAATCCTGCGCACACGGTCTCGATAATGGGTTTGGATCACGAAAAAGCGTGGGCTTTATTGAATGAAGTGTTTGCGTGGTGCGTTCAGTCTCAATTCCAAGAAACACACGAATGGCGTATGAATGATACTATTGTCTGGGATAACCGTTGCTGTTGGCATCGTGCAACAGGGGACAACCCTCTGCGACAGCCGCGAATTTTCCTGCGCACGACCGTAAGAGGCACCCCCACACATTGA
- a CDS encoding carboxyl transferase domain-containing protein, with amino-acid sequence MSWKSEVDELNKRADLAEQLGGKKGRDYQHSIGKNTARERIDMLLDTNSFREMGKIAGKGEYDEKGDFISSTPSNAIIGKGRINQKKVAVSIDDFTIRGGSSEATIAEKWLYIERYALEMKMPLLRLVDSAGGSVKLLEKMGFTKIPGYPSWPQFQLMGEVPVVGIALGACAGLGAIKVGYAHFSVMVKGTSQVFAAGPPVVKAAMAEDLDKEELGGWRIQTRDNGAVDNAAKDEQDAFDQARQFLSYMPQNVHHLPPRIETSDTPDRREEMLLGVIPRNRRRSYKVRQILEAVLDKNSIFEIAPKIGPSLVTSLARLNGYVVGVMANDPNYAGGAMTRASAMKTEKFVDLCDNFHIPIVNFVDVPGVMPGLAAEKTGTIRSVLKCLAAIEQSQTPWCSIIMKRAFGLAGGMHGRKRGINLRYAWPSGYWGSIPLEGGIWAAYRKDIEASENPEARLNELEQYYSKFTSPFRTAEKFSIPDIIDPRETRPLLCDWIEEAYEVTKSHLGPVAKTMRP; translated from the coding sequence ATGAGTTGGAAGTCAGAAGTTGATGAGTTGAATAAACGAGCTGATTTGGCAGAACAGCTTGGCGGCAAAAAGGGGCGAGATTATCAGCATTCAATAGGGAAGAATACGGCACGGGAACGTATCGACATGCTTCTTGATACAAATAGTTTCCGGGAAATGGGTAAAATTGCGGGCAAAGGTGAATATGACGAGAAAGGTGACTTTATTTCGTCAACACCATCCAACGCAATCATTGGCAAGGGTCGTATCAACCAAAAGAAAGTGGCTGTTTCAATTGACGATTTCACAATTCGAGGAGGCTCATCAGAAGCAACAATTGCTGAGAAATGGCTTTACATTGAACGATATGCCCTCGAAATGAAGATGCCTCTGCTGCGACTTGTGGATAGTGCCGGTGGCAGTGTTAAACTTCTTGAAAAGATGGGTTTCACAAAAATTCCAGGTTATCCCAGCTGGCCGCAATTTCAACTGATGGGAGAAGTGCCTGTTGTGGGTATCGCGCTAGGTGCCTGCGCAGGCCTTGGGGCTATCAAAGTTGGCTACGCTCACTTTTCAGTAATGGTTAAGGGTACCAGCCAGGTTTTTGCTGCGGGACCACCTGTAGTGAAAGCTGCAATGGCAGAGGACCTTGACAAAGAAGAACTTGGAGGTTGGCGAATACAAACACGTGACAATGGGGCCGTAGACAATGCCGCAAAAGATGAACAAGACGCCTTCGATCAAGCCCGACAATTTTTATCCTACATGCCACAGAACGTTCATCATTTGCCACCCCGTATAGAGACTTCGGACACCCCGGACCGACGTGAGGAAATGCTATTGGGGGTGATACCTCGGAACCGCCGCCGAAGTTATAAAGTGCGCCAAATCCTTGAGGCAGTGCTCGACAAAAACTCAATTTTTGAAATAGCGCCAAAGATCGGGCCTTCACTTGTGACTAGTCTCGCGAGGCTCAATGGGTACGTTGTTGGAGTTATGGCGAATGACCCCAATTATGCAGGAGGAGCAATGACACGTGCATCAGCGATGAAGACTGAAAAGTTTGTTGACCTGTGTGACAACTTCCATATCCCTATCGTCAATTTTGTCGACGTTCCTGGTGTGATGCCGGGCCTTGCTGCAGAGAAAACTGGCACTATAAGATCAGTCCTTAAATGTTTGGCCGCCATTGAGCAAAGCCAAACTCCATGGTGCTCAATCATCATGAAGCGGGCCTTTGGATTAGCAGGTGGCATGCACGGTCGGAAAAGAGGCATTAACCTTCGCTATGCTTGGCCATCAGGATACTGGGGCTCTATTCCTCTTGAGGGAGGTATTTGGGCGGCATACCGAAAAGACATTGAAGCCTCTGAGAACCCCGAGGCTCGACTAAATGAACTGGAACAATATTACTCTAAATTCACATCGCCATTTCGTACTGCGGAAAAATTTTCAATACCGGACATCATTGATCCGAGAGAAACTCGTCCCCTGCTCTGTGATTGGATCGAGGAAGCATATGAGGTAACAAAATCGCATCTTGGTCCGGTAGCAAAGACAATGCGTCCATAA
- a CDS encoding ATP-grasp domain-containing protein has protein sequence MLTLTEDLTKAFLIDLGLPVPQGLAFDNSGEAARYAETLGSGAVVKALIPTGRRGKAGAVVLTDTSEEVNTAAGRLLGTEVHGFAVEKIYVESKVEICREFYLSFSLDSFPGQILISSSGGVDIEETHARDSETVIRGDIDPIQGVNKKQANFLWQKAGVTGDELAAVVSVTTSLYDAFVKADAVMMEINPLVLDSDGAVSIVGAMLAIDENGLPRHPDWAEIADGSLIASWRKFNARELSVSEANRKIKGGAVRYTELDGDIALLVGGGGAGLLQHDMMLALGGRPANHTDTNPGAGIEEKFKVTIRAIFDNPNVKCLLVSFNHQQLTHCARKAQPLAEILRERNINTNEFPIIVRLVGPGEEEAKEILDEFPGLTYLPFDASLDDAVRAAVDIRNAMENVK, from the coding sequence GTGTTGACGCTTACAGAGGATCTTACGAAAGCATTTTTAATTGATTTGGGTTTGCCTGTTCCACAAGGCTTGGCATTCGATAACTCAGGTGAAGCAGCACGATATGCGGAAACATTGGGTAGCGGTGCGGTAGTGAAGGCACTAATTCCAACGGGAAGACGCGGTAAAGCCGGCGCAGTTGTATTAACGGATACATCCGAGGAAGTTAATACCGCGGCTGGGCGTCTTTTGGGTACCGAGGTGCATGGTTTTGCTGTTGAAAAAATTTACGTCGAGAGCAAAGTCGAGATTTGTCGTGAATTCTACCTAAGCTTTAGTTTGGACAGTTTCCCGGGCCAAATCTTGATATCTTCAAGCGGTGGGGTCGATATCGAAGAGACACATGCACGCGACTCTGAAACAGTCATCCGAGGTGATATTGATCCTATTCAAGGGGTAAACAAAAAACAGGCAAATTTTCTTTGGCAGAAAGCAGGCGTTACTGGAGATGAATTAGCAGCAGTAGTCTCTGTAACAACTTCTTTGTATGATGCCTTTGTGAAGGCAGATGCAGTCATGATGGAAATTAACCCTTTGGTATTGGACTCAGATGGGGCGGTATCAATAGTGGGTGCAATGCTTGCAATTGATGAGAATGGCTTGCCTCGCCATCCAGATTGGGCAGAGATCGCTGACGGCAGTTTAATAGCCTCGTGGCGTAAGTTTAATGCCCGGGAACTCAGTGTTTCTGAGGCTAATAGAAAGATAAAGGGTGGTGCCGTGCGTTATACTGAGCTTGACGGTGATATAGCGCTTCTTGTCGGCGGCGGCGGTGCGGGGTTATTGCAGCATGACATGATGTTGGCCCTTGGCGGCAGACCGGCCAACCACACAGATACCAATCCGGGGGCCGGTATAGAAGAAAAATTCAAAGTCACAATCCGTGCAATTTTTGATAATCCGAATGTGAAGTGCTTACTAGTTAGTTTTAACCATCAGCAACTTACCCATTGTGCTCGGAAGGCCCAACCTTTGGCTGAAATCCTTCGCGAACGAAATATTAACACTAATGAATTTCCCATTATTGTTCGTCTTGTTGGTCCTGGTGAAGAGGAAGCTAAGGAAATCCTTGATGAATTTCCTGGTCTTACTTATTTGCCGTTCGACGCATCACTGGATGATGCAGTGCGCGCAGCTGTTGATATCCGTAACGCAATGGAGAATGTCAAATGA